Proteins from one Pagrus major chromosome 1, Pma_NU_1.0 genomic window:
- the LOC141006113 gene encoding lysozyme g-like, giving the protein MGYGNIMDVETTGASEKTARQDGLGYTGVKASHKMAETDAGRMEKYRSKINSVGGKYGIDPAVIAAIISRESRAGNALKDGWGDGGNAWGLMQVDVNPQGGGHTARGAWDSEEHLCQGTEILVDFIKQITNKLPGWTKEQQLKGGIAAYNMGAGNVRTVERVDVGSTGGDYSNDVVARAQWYKTNKGY; this is encoded by the exons ATgg GTTATGGAAACATCATGGATGTTGAAACTACTGGTGCCTCAGAGAAAACAGCTCGGCAGGATGGGCTGGGATACACAG GTGTGAAGGCATCACACAAGATGGCAGAGACTGATGCCGGCAGAATGGAAAAGTACAGGTCTAAAATCAACAGTGTTGGAGGTAAATATGGAATCGATCCAGCTGTCATCGCTGCCATCATCTCCAGAGAGTCCAGGGCTGGAAATGCACTTAAGGATGGCTGGGGAGATGGGGGTAACGCCTGGGGACTGATGCAG GTTGACGTGAATCCACAAGGAGGTGGACACACTGCACGGGGCGCATGGGACAGTGAGGAACACCTCTGCCAAGGCACCGAGATCTTAGTTGATTTTATCAAACAGATCACCAACAAATTACCTGGCTGGACCaaggagcagcagctgaaag GAGGGATAGCAGCCTACAATATGGGGGCTGGAAACGTCCGCACCGTTGAACGTGTTGATGTCGGCTCAACAGGTGGAGACTACTCCAATGATGTTGTTGCCAGAGCTCAGTGGTACAAAACCAATAAGGGCTATTAA
- the LOC141005898 gene encoding lysozyme g-like encodes MRDFENQHKTKRKQDICSRYGNIMNVETTGASWQTSQQDRLGFSGVQASHRMAEIDEGRMEKYRSKINSVGGKYGIDPALIAAIISRESRAGNQLNGGWGDGGNAWGLMQVDVNPQGGGHTARGAWDSEEHLCQATEILVYFIGRISNKFPGWNTEQKLKGGIAAYNMGDGNVHSYENVDGSTTGGDYSNDVVARAQWYKTNKGF; translated from the exons ATgagggattttgaaaatcagcacaaaacaaagagaaaacaagacatttgcagTC GTTACGGAAACATCATGAATGTTGAAACCACTGGTGCTTCATGGCAAACATCGCAGCAGGACAGACTGGGATTCTCAG GTGTGCAGGCATCACACCGGATGGCAGAGATTGATGAAGGCAGAATGGAAAAGTACAGGTCTAAAATCAACAGTGTTGGAGGTAAATATGGAATCGATCCAGCTCTCATCGCTGCCATCATCTCCAGAGAGTCCAGGGCTGGAAATCAACTAAATGGTGGCTGGGGAGATGGGGGTAACGCCTGGGGACTGATGCAG GTTGACGTGAATCCACAAGGAGGTGGACACACTGCACGGGGTGCATGGGACAGTGAGGAACACCTCTGCCAAGCCACGGAGATCTTGGTTTATTTCATCGGACGGATCAGCAACAAATTTCCTGGCTGGAACACAGAGCAGAAGCTGAAAG GAGGGATAGCAGCCTACAATATGGGGGATGGAAACGTCCATTCCTATGAAAATGTTGACGGTAGCACAACAGGTGGAGACTACTCCAATGATGTTGTTGCCAGAGCTCAGTGGTACAAAACCAATAAAGGCTTCTAA
- the LOC140994146 gene encoding lysozyme g-like isoform X3: MDYGNIMDVETTGASWQTSQQDGLKFSGVQASHKMAQTDADRMEKYRSKINSVGGKYGIDPALIAAIISRESRAGNALKDGWGDGGNAWGLMQVDVNPKGGGHTARGAWDSEEHLCQATKILVHFIGRISNNFPGWNTEQKLKGGIAAYNMGDGSVHSYENVDGSTTGGDYSNDVVARAQWYKKNNKRY, from the exons atgg ATTACGGAAACATCATGGATGTTGAAACTACTGGTGCTTCATGGCAAACATCGCAGCAGGACGGACTGAAATTCTCAG GTGTGCAGGCATCACACAAGATGGCACAGACTGATGCTGACAGAATGGAAAAGTACAGGTCTAAAATCAACAGTGTTGGAGGTAAATATGGAATCGATCCAGCTCTCATCGCTGCCATCATCTCCAGAGAGTCCAGGGCTGGAAATGCACTTAAGGATGGCTGGGGAGATGGGGGTAACGCCTGGGGACTGATGCAG GTTGACGTGAATCCAAAGGGAGGTGGACACACTGCACGGGGTGCATGGGACAGTGAGGAACACCTCTGCCAAGCCACCAAGATCTTGGTTCATTTCATCGGACGGATCAGCAACAACTTTCCTGGCTGGAACACAGAGCAGAAGCTGAAAG GAGGGATAGCAGCCTACAATATGGGGGATGGAAGCGTCCATTCCTATGAAAATGTTGACGGCAGCACAACAGGTGGAGACTACTCCAATGATGTTGTTGCCAGAGCTCAGtggtacaaaaaaaacaataagagaTATTAA
- the LOC140994146 gene encoding lysozyme g-like isoform X1 has product MRDFENQHKTKRKQDICSHYGNIMDVETTGASWQTSQQDGLKFSGVQASHKMAQTDADRMEKYRSKINSVGGKYGIDPALIAAIISRESRAGNALKDGWGDGGNAWGLMQVDVNPKGGGHTARGAWDSEEHLCQATKILVHFIGRISNNFPGWNTEQKLKGGIAAYNMGDGSVHSYENVDGSTTGGDYSNDVVARAQWYKKNNKRY; this is encoded by the exons ATgagggattttgaaaatcagcacaaaacaaagagaaaacaagacatttgcagTC ATTACGGAAACATCATGGATGTTGAAACTACTGGTGCTTCATGGCAAACATCGCAGCAGGACGGACTGAAATTCTCAG GTGTGCAGGCATCACACAAGATGGCACAGACTGATGCTGACAGAATGGAAAAGTACAGGTCTAAAATCAACAGTGTTGGAGGTAAATATGGAATCGATCCAGCTCTCATCGCTGCCATCATCTCCAGAGAGTCCAGGGCTGGAAATGCACTTAAGGATGGCTGGGGAGATGGGGGTAACGCCTGGGGACTGATGCAG GTTGACGTGAATCCAAAGGGAGGTGGACACACTGCACGGGGTGCATGGGACAGTGAGGAACACCTCTGCCAAGCCACCAAGATCTTGGTTCATTTCATCGGACGGATCAGCAACAACTTTCCTGGCTGGAACACAGAGCAGAAGCTGAAAG GAGGGATAGCAGCCTACAATATGGGGGATGGAAGCGTCCATTCCTATGAAAATGTTGACGGCAGCACAACAGGTGGAGACTACTCCAATGATGTTGTTGCCAGAGCTCAGtggtacaaaaaaaacaataagagaTATTAA
- the LOC140994146 gene encoding lysozyme g-like isoform X2, which produces MGGSWCHSPLDYGNIMDVETTGASWQTSQQDGLKFSGVQASHKMAQTDADRMEKYRSKINSVGGKYGIDPALIAAIISRESRAGNALKDGWGDGGNAWGLMQVDVNPKGGGHTARGAWDSEEHLCQATKILVHFIGRISNNFPGWNTEQKLKGGIAAYNMGDGSVHSYENVDGSTTGGDYSNDVVARAQWYKKNNKRY; this is translated from the exons ATGGGTGGAAGCTGGTGTCATTCTCCTCTTG ATTACGGAAACATCATGGATGTTGAAACTACTGGTGCTTCATGGCAAACATCGCAGCAGGACGGACTGAAATTCTCAG GTGTGCAGGCATCACACAAGATGGCACAGACTGATGCTGACAGAATGGAAAAGTACAGGTCTAAAATCAACAGTGTTGGAGGTAAATATGGAATCGATCCAGCTCTCATCGCTGCCATCATCTCCAGAGAGTCCAGGGCTGGAAATGCACTTAAGGATGGCTGGGGAGATGGGGGTAACGCCTGGGGACTGATGCAG GTTGACGTGAATCCAAAGGGAGGTGGACACACTGCACGGGGTGCATGGGACAGTGAGGAACACCTCTGCCAAGCCACCAAGATCTTGGTTCATTTCATCGGACGGATCAGCAACAACTTTCCTGGCTGGAACACAGAGCAGAAGCTGAAAG GAGGGATAGCAGCCTACAATATGGGGGATGGAAGCGTCCATTCCTATGAAAATGTTGACGGCAGCACAACAGGTGGAGACTACTCCAATGATGTTGTTGCCAGAGCTCAGtggtacaaaaaaaacaataagagaTATTAA